One window of the Chryseobacterium sp. CY350 genome contains the following:
- the rplL gene encoding 50S ribosomal protein L7/L12 — protein sequence MSDLKNLAETLVNLTVKDVNELATILKDEYGIEPAAAAVVMAAGGAGEAAEEKTEFDVILKAAGASKLAIVKLVKDLTGAGLKEAKDIVDGAPAAIKTGISKDEAEALKKQLEEAGAEVELK from the coding sequence ATGTCAGATTTAAAAAATTTAGCTGAAACGCTAGTAAACTTAACAGTAAAAGACGTAAATGAATTAGCTACTATCCTTAAGGATGAGTACGGAATCGAGCCAGCTGCTGCTGCTGTAGTTATGGCTGCAGGTGGTGCAGGTGAAGCTGCTGAAGAAAAAACAGAATTCGATGTAATTCTTAAAGCTGCTGGTGCTTCTAAATTAGCTATCGTTAAATTGGTAAAAGATTTAACTGGTGCTGGTCTTAAAGAAGCTAAAGATATCGTAGATGGAGCTCCTGCTGCAATCAAAACTGGTATCTCTAAAGACGAAGCTGAAGCTCTTAAGAAGCAATTAGAAGAAGCTGGTGCTGAAGTAGAATTGAAATAA
- the rplJ gene encoding 50S ribosomal protein L10, with translation MTKDQKVVAIQEIKDLLQDAKVVYVADLDGLNAAKSSDFRRQAFKQNIKVKVVKNTLLQKAMEQTEGVDFSEMFQTFKGNSALMIAETANAPAKLIKDFRKKEEKPALKSAFVQETFYVGDNNLDALVSIKSREEMIGEIIGLLQSPIQRVVSALQNKSETTEATAEEAAPAVEETPAEAAPEAPAAESTDETPAAE, from the coding sequence ATGACAAAAGACCAAAAAGTTGTAGCAATACAAGAGATCAAAGATTTGCTTCAGGATGCTAAAGTAGTTTATGTAGCAGATCTAGACGGTTTGAACGCTGCTAAATCTTCTGATTTCAGAAGACAGGCTTTCAAGCAAAATATTAAAGTGAAAGTGGTGAAAAATACACTTTTGCAAAAAGCAATGGAACAGACTGAAGGAGTAGATTTCTCTGAAATGTTCCAGACATTCAAAGGAAACTCTGCATTAATGATTGCTGAAACGGCTAACGCTCCAGCAAAATTAATCAAAGACTTCAGAAAAAAAGAAGAAAAGCCGGCTCTAAAATCTGCTTTTGTACAAGAAACTTTCTATGTTGGTGACAACAACCTTGATGCATTAGTAAGCATTAAGTCTAGAGAAGAAATGATCGGTGAAATCATCGGATTGCTTCAGTCTCCAATTCAAAGAGTTGTTTCTGCTCTTCAAAACAAATCTGAAACTACAGAAGCTACAGCTGAAGAAGCTGCACCTGCGGTAGAAGAAACTCCTGCTGAAGCGGCTCCAGAAGCTCCTGCTGCAGAAAGCACTGACGAAACGCCAGCTGCTGAATAA
- the rplA gene encoding 50S ribosomal protein L1, with amino-acid sequence MAKLTKKQKEALSKVEKGRIYNLEEGSALVKEVNTAKFDASVDIAVRLGVDPRKANQMVRGVVSLPHGTGKDVKVLALVTPDKEAEAKAAGADYVGLDEYLQKIKDGWTDVDVIVTMPAVMGKLGPLGRVLGPRGLMPNPKSGTVTMEIGKAVTEVKAGKIDFKVDKYGIIHAGIGKVSFDAAKIKENAQELISTLIKMKPTAAKGTYVKSIYLSSTMSPGIAIDSKSVN; translated from the coding sequence ATGGCAAAATTGACTAAAAAGCAAAAGGAAGCTTTAAGCAAAGTAGAAAAAGGAAGAATCTATAACCTTGAAGAAGGTTCTGCTCTTGTAAAAGAGGTGAACACTGCAAAGTTTGATGCTTCTGTAGATATCGCTGTAAGATTAGGTGTAGACCCTAGAAAAGCTAACCAAATGGTAAGAGGTGTAGTATCTCTTCCTCATGGTACTGGTAAAGATGTTAAAGTTTTGGCTTTAGTAACTCCAGATAAAGAAGCTGAAGCAAAAGCTGCTGGTGCAGACTATGTGGGTCTTGACGAATATTTACAAAAAATAAAAGATGGTTGGACGGATGTTGACGTTATCGTTACTATGCCAGCTGTTATGGGTAAATTAGGACCATTGGGTAGAGTATTAGGACCAAGAGGGTTGATGCCTAACCCAAAATCAGGTACTGTAACTATGGAAATTGGTAAAGCAGTAACTGAAGTAAAAGCTGGTAAAATTGACTTCAAAGTTGATAAATACGGTATTATCCACGCTGGTATTGGTAAAGTATCTTTCGATGCTGCTAAAATCAAGGAAAATGCTCAGGAATTAATCTCTACTTTGATCAAAATGAAACCAACTGCTGCTAAAGGAACTTATGTGAAGAGCATCTATTTGTCTTCTACAATGAGCCCGGGTATTGCAATTGATAGTAAATCTGTTAACTAA
- the rplK gene encoding 50S ribosomal protein L11 — protein sequence MAKKVFKMVKLQVKGGAANPSPPVGPALGSAGVNIMEFCKQFNGRTQDKPGQVLPVVITVYEDKSFEFVIKTPPAAIQLMDAAKIKGGSGEPNRNKVGAVSWAQVQKIAEDKMTDLNCFTLDSALSMVAGTARSMGLRVTGTKPTNA from the coding sequence ATGGCTAAAAAAGTCTTTAAAATGGTTAAGCTCCAAGTAAAAGGAGGAGCAGCAAACCCATCTCCACCAGTAGGTCCGGCATTAGGTTCTGCAGGTGTGAACATCATGGAGTTTTGTAAACAATTTAACGGAAGAACTCAGGATAAGCCAGGTCAAGTTTTACCTGTAGTAATTACAGTGTACGAAGACAAATCTTTTGAATTCGTTATTAAAACTCCACCTGCAGCAATTCAGTTAATGGATGCAGCTAAAATCAAAGGAGGATCCGGTGAACCAAACAGAAACAAAGTAGGTGCTGTATCTTGGGCGCAAGTTCAAAAAATCGCTGAAGATAAAATGACAGATCTTAACTGTTTTACTTTGGACTCAGCTCTTTCTATGGTTGCAGGTACTGCTAGATCTATGGGATTAAGAGTAACAGGAACTAAACCAACTAACGCTTAA
- a CDS encoding thioredoxin family protein → MKTVISALLLALLSIGMQAQNRLENAKKKASESHALIMLNFSGSDWCIPCIKLHKNIIETEDFKKMETEKVIIYINADFPRNKKNQLPLDLKKENALLADQYNSKGIFPYTIVLDSGGKVLKSWEGLPSENALTFSKEIREIRENQKK, encoded by the coding sequence ATGAAAACAGTAATTTCAGCTTTGCTACTTGCTCTACTTTCTATAGGCATGCAGGCTCAAAACCGTCTTGAAAATGCTAAGAAAAAAGCCTCAGAAAGCCATGCACTTATAATGCTTAATTTTTCGGGTTCAGATTGGTGCATTCCGTGTATAAAACTTCACAAAAACATTATAGAAACAGAAGATTTCAAAAAAATGGAAACTGAAAAAGTGATTATCTATATCAACGCAGATTTTCCAAGAAATAAAAAAAATCAGCTTCCTTTAGATTTGAAAAAAGAAAACGCTTTGCTTGCTGATCAATATAATTCAAAAGGTATTTTTCCTTACACCATTGTTTTAGATTCGGGAGGGAAAGTATTGAAAAGTTGGGAAGGTCTTCCCTCCGAAAACGCTTTGACTTTTAGTAAAGAAATCAGAGAAATCAGAGAAAATCAAAAAAAGTAA
- a CDS encoding FAD:protein FMN transferase, with product MYQEFKRSQKLMGNAFEITVVSHDEKKARYHIDSAINEIRRIENLLTTFSEKSQTHLINEKAGIQPTKVDNEVFELIERSLRISRITNGYFDISYGGIDKSFWNFNREMKSLPDPKSVLDHLKLVNYQNILLDRENQTVFLKEKGMRIGFGGIGKGYAAEMAKRLLQKSGVPAGIVNASGDLTTWGNQADGKPWTVGIVDPNNKNQPFSYMNITDTAIATSGNYEKYVVIDGQKHSHTINPKTGMPVTGIKSVTVFCPNAEIADAMATPISIMGINSALLMVNQINHLECIIIDEQDNIYSSQNISLK from the coding sequence ATGTACCAAGAGTTCAAAAGATCTCAAAAATTAATGGGAAATGCTTTTGAAATTACGGTGGTATCTCATGACGAGAAAAAAGCGAGATATCATATAGATTCTGCGATAAATGAAATCCGTAGAATTGAAAACTTACTGACCACTTTCAGTGAAAAAAGCCAAACCCATCTTATCAACGAGAAGGCGGGAATACAGCCTACAAAGGTTGACAACGAAGTTTTTGAGCTTATCGAAAGAAGTTTGAGAATCAGTAGAATTACAAATGGTTATTTTGATATTTCGTATGGCGGAATCGACAAAAGCTTTTGGAACTTCAATAGAGAAATGAAATCTCTACCAGATCCGAAATCAGTTCTTGATCATTTAAAACTTGTCAATTATCAAAATATTCTGCTCGATAGGGAAAATCAAACTGTATTTCTAAAAGAAAAAGGAATGAGAATAGGTTTCGGAGGGATTGGAAAAGGATATGCGGCAGAAATGGCAAAAAGACTTCTTCAAAAAAGTGGTGTTCCTGCTGGTATTGTAAACGCCTCCGGGGATTTAACGACTTGGGGAAATCAAGCTGATGGAAAACCATGGACTGTAGGAATTGTCGATCCGAACAACAAAAACCAACCATTTTCATATATGAATATTACCGATACGGCAATCGCTACATCTGGAAATTATGAAAAATATGTAGTGATCGATGGCCAAAAACATTCTCATACCATAAATCCAAAAACAGGGATGCCTGTTACGGGTATAAAAAGCGTTACCGTTTTTTGTCCGAATGCAGAAATCGCTGATGCAATGGCAACACCCATTAGTATCATGGGAATAAATTCTGCCCTTCTTATGGTGAATCAAATTAATCATCTTGAATGCATCATTATCGATGAACAAGACAACATTTATTCTTCACAAAATATTAGTTTAAAGTAA
- a CDS encoding DUF4266 domain-containing protein encodes MKNFIKPITIVYLFATSVCLLSCTTVKEYEKNKLNDAEMALGNRTIEKTELSFQSYREGSSGANAGKVGGGCGCN; translated from the coding sequence ATGAAAAATTTCATAAAACCAATAACCATAGTATACCTTTTTGCAACAAGTGTATGCCTCTTATCTTGTACAACCGTAAAAGAATATGAAAAAAACAAACTGAATGATGCCGAAATGGCTCTTGGAAACAGAACAATCGAAAAAACAGAACTAAGTTTCCAGTCTTACCGAGAAGGCTCTTCAGGCGCCAATGCCGGTAAGGTCGGCGGCGGCTGTGGTTGTAACTAA
- a CDS encoding DUF3570 domain-containing protein codes for MKKIIISIIALFGIFNTKAQENTSNEQSKKLTLDEINLVSSYYKQDGNNSAVTGGTGSEKLTDVSNTIDVTMVKYDKKLRKNKFDFSVGIDHYTSASSDMIDLKANSSASSADNRIYPALNWSRENENKGTTILAGVSSSFEYDYQSYGANIGFAQKTPNKMGEITAKFQAFMDQVKLIAPIELRTGESNMTSGRNTFALSLSYSQIINQNFQVELLADGIQQTGYLSLPFHRVYFTDNSVHQEALPDKRFKIPLGVRANYFLGDKIILKAYYRYYTDDWGLRSNTISLETPVKISPFLSVSPFYRYYSQSAANYFASYQQHTAFDDFYTSNYDLSKFNSHFYGAGIRLNPKNGLFGIERLNMLEIRYGHYTKSIGMKSDIISLNIRFK; via the coding sequence ATGAAAAAAATTATAATCAGTATCATTGCTCTTTTCGGTATTTTCAACACAAAAGCGCAAGAGAATACCAGCAACGAACAATCAAAAAAACTGACACTCGATGAAATTAATCTGGTGTCTAGCTATTATAAACAGGACGGTAACAACTCTGCCGTAACAGGCGGAACTGGCTCTGAAAAGCTGACTGACGTTTCTAATACTATAGATGTTACGATGGTAAAATATGACAAAAAATTGCGGAAAAACAAATTTGATTTCAGTGTAGGAATAGATCATTATACATCGGCATCTTCTGACATGATTGATCTTAAAGCCAATTCGTCAGCTTCTTCTGCCGACAATAGAATTTACCCCGCCTTAAACTGGAGCAGAGAAAATGAAAACAAAGGAACTACCATACTAGCTGGCGTTTCATCTTCATTCGAGTATGATTACCAATCATATGGTGCAAATATTGGATTTGCTCAAAAAACTCCTAATAAAATGGGAGAGATTACAGCTAAATTTCAAGCCTTTATGGATCAGGTAAAATTAATTGCGCCAATAGAGTTGCGAACCGGAGAGAGTAATATGACCAGTGGCAGAAACACCTTTGCACTTTCCCTTTCATATTCACAGATTATTAATCAGAACTTTCAAGTGGAACTTTTAGCAGATGGAATACAGCAAACCGGATACCTTAGTTTACCTTTTCATCGTGTTTATTTTACTGATAATTCTGTACATCAGGAGGCCTTACCCGATAAACGTTTTAAAATTCCCTTAGGTGTAAGAGCAAATTATTTTTTGGGTGATAAAATTATTTTGAAAGCATATTATCGTTACTATACAGATGATTGGGGATTGAGATCTAACACAATCAGCCTTGAAACGCCTGTAAAGATCTCTCCATTTCTTTCAGTGAGTCCGTTCTACAGGTACTATTCACAGAGCGCAGCAAACTATTTTGCGTCTTATCAGCAGCATACTGCTTTCGATGATTTCTATACCAGTAATTATGATTTATCAAAATTTAATAGTCATTTTTACGGAGCAGGAATCAGATTAAATCCAAAGAATGGTTTATTTGGAATAGAACGTCTGAATATGCTAGAAATCCGGTATGGTCATTACACAAAATCTATAGGGATGAAGTCTGATATTATTTCATTAAACATAAGATTTAAATAA
- the nusG gene encoding transcription termination/antitermination protein NusG, with product MSELKWYVLKAISGQENKVKNYIETEIKRLGFEQYVTQVVIPMEKVIQLRNGKKVPKERPYYPGYLMVEADLMGEIPHVIKNIPGVISFLSLTKGGDPVPMRKSEVNRMLGRMDELSEFASDAEIPFIVGENVKVIDGPFNGFNGTVEKILEDKKKVEVSVLIFGRKTPMELSFMQVEKV from the coding sequence ATGAGCGAATTGAAATGGTATGTGCTGAAAGCAATCAGCGGACAGGAAAATAAAGTGAAAAACTATATTGAGACAGAGATCAAACGTTTAGGGTTTGAGCAGTATGTTACTCAGGTAGTTATTCCTATGGAAAAGGTTATTCAGCTTAGAAATGGCAAAAAAGTTCCTAAAGAAAGACCTTACTATCCTGGTTATCTTATGGTGGAAGCTGATCTGATGGGGGAGATTCCTCACGTTATCAAGAATATTCCCGGCGTGATTTCTTTCTTAAGTTTAACTAAAGGTGGAGATCCTGTTCCGATGAGAAAATCTGAGGTCAACAGAATGCTAGGAAGAATGGATGAGCTTTCAGAGTTTGCTTCTGACGCAGAAATTCCGTTCATCGTTGGTGAAAACGTAAAAGTAATCGACGGACCTTTCAATGGTTTCAATGGTACTGTTGAGAAAATCTTGGAAGATAAGAAAAAAGTAGAAGTTTCTGTTTTAATCTTCGGAAGAAAAACTCCGATGGAGTTAAGCTTTATGCAAGTAGAAAAAGTGTAA
- the secE gene encoding preprotein translocase subunit SecE, with protein sequence MSLVEFLKGSYNEFRHKVEWPKWSDLQSSTIVVTIATVILALFTFGVDELFSKAISNIIGILINTFN encoded by the coding sequence ATGAGCTTAGTAGAATTTTTAAAAGGTTCTTATAACGAATTCAGACACAAAGTTGAATGGCCGAAATGGTCAGATTTGCAATCGTCTACGATCGTAGTTACTATTGCTACAGTGATTTTGGCATTGTTTACATTCGGAGTTGACGAGTTGTTTTCAAAGGCAATCAGCAACATCATCGGAATATTAATCAATACCTTCAACTAA
- the tuf gene encoding elongation factor Tu — MAKETFNRNKPHLNIGTIGHVDHGKTTLTAAISAVLASKGLAEKKDFSSIDSAPEEKERGITINTAHIEYETEKRHYAHVDCPGHADYVKNMVTGAAQMDGAIVVCAATDGPMPQTREHILLCRQVNVPRIVVFMNKVDMVDDAELLELVEMELRDLLSTYEFDGDNSPVIQGSALGALTAATAEGGAKTDDQWFKSVEQLMDAVDEWIEQPPRDTDKPFLMPIEDVFSITGRGTVATGRIEAGIINTGDPVDIIGMGEEKLTSTITGVEMFRKILDRGEAGDNVGLLLRGIEKTDIKRGMVIAKKDSVKPHKKFKASVYILSKEEGGRHTPFHNKYRPQFYVRTTDVTGEIFLPEGVEMVMPGDNLEITVELLQPIALNVGLRFAIREGGRTVGSGQVTEILD; from the coding sequence ATGGCAAAGGAAACGTTTAATCGTAACAAACCACACTTGAACATTGGTACTATTGGTCACGTTGACCATGGTAAAACTACACTTACTGCAGCAATTTCTGCTGTATTGGCTAGCAAAGGTCTTGCTGAGAAAAAAGATTTCTCATCTATTGACTCTGCTCCAGAAGAAAAAGAAAGAGGGATTACTATCAATACTGCTCACATCGAATACGAAACTGAAAAAAGACACTACGCTCACGTAGACTGTCCAGGTCACGCCGATTATGTTAAGAACATGGTAACTGGTGCTGCTCAGATGGATGGTGCTATCGTTGTATGTGCTGCTACTGACGGACCAATGCCTCAGACTAGAGAGCACATCTTGCTTTGTCGTCAGGTAAACGTACCTAGAATCGTTGTTTTCATGAACAAAGTTGACATGGTAGACGATGCTGAATTGTTAGAGTTAGTTGAAATGGAATTGAGAGACTTATTGTCTACTTACGAATTTGACGGAGATAACTCTCCGGTAATTCAAGGTTCTGCACTTGGTGCTCTTACTGCTGCTACTGCAGAAGGAGGTGCTAAAACTGATGACCAATGGTTCAAATCTGTTGAGCAATTGATGGATGCTGTTGACGAATGGATCGAGCAACCACCAAGAGATACTGATAAGCCTTTCTTGATGCCAATCGAAGACGTATTCTCTATTACAGGTAGAGGTACTGTTGCAACTGGTAGAATCGAAGCTGGTATTATCAATACAGGAGATCCTGTAGATATCATCGGTATGGGTGAAGAAAAATTAACTTCTACTATTACAGGAGTTGAGATGTTCAGAAAAATCCTAGACAGAGGTGAAGCTGGAGATAACGTAGGTCTATTGTTGAGAGGTATTGAAAAAACTGACATCAAGAGAGGTATGGTAATCGCTAAGAAAGATTCTGTTAAACCACACAAAAAATTCAAAGCATCTGTTTATATCCTTTCTAAGGAAGAAGGTGGACGTCACACTCCATTCCACAACAAGTACCGTCCTCAGTTCTACGTAAGAACTACTGACGTTACAGGTGAGATCTTCTTACCAGAAGGTGTAGAGATGGTAATGCCTGGTGATAACTTAGAGATCACTGTAGAATTGTTACAACCAATCGCTCTTAACGTAGGTCTTAGATTTGCGATCAGAGAAGGAGGTAGAACAGTTGGTTCAGGTCAGGTTACTGAAATCTTAGATTAA